The DNA segment CAGatgtaaaaatatgataaatatcttGCAGATAAATgtgattacttaaaaatataaatcttaccTGTTCAGTATTCAAAGAACCGTCATAATTATTAGTATAAATAGCTGTAACATCTATCTCGTCTCCTGGTTTACAACGACCACAGAGGTCAGATAGGAGAATGCAGTCTTTTCTGTACGGTATTTTATCAGCGGGTATTCTACCCGGAGATTCTTGTATTGTTATCTTTTGATAGTTTCTGTATATAGTTTGCTCCGACATATTGATCTGAGACACGCAACACATTCGATTGTATACAAGTAAAagcaataattttcaattaactagATGTAACAATTAAACACAGAACTTTGCAACTCACCGTAAATGGACCGACGCTCTGACACTTGGGACAAGATCCCGGTTTAACTTCTGTATTTTGAAATTGGACGAACGGTCCGAGAACGTagttacattttgtacaatcgTACTTCACCGATAATTGCGGCAGGATACTCGTAGCCGCCGTTACAACTCCAAGAGTTCGGACCAATTGATTTAAGTGGAGTTTTCTATTGTAAggaaaaacaaaatacaatttcattttatttactatttctaTTACCAAGATCacaatttagataaaataatattaatgtgcaTATTAAATACAGATATGTACCTGAACATCCATAATTCTTTGATCCACGGTAATTCCGATATCCTCACATGAATTTCCGTCGTAACTCTATCATAAGTGGGAAAAATTGTAAGCACCAATTCCTTCGCCACTTCATCAAATATCTCAAGCATTTGGAATGGCGCTTCTGGTAAAAAATAGGCCAAGCCATGTTCCTTACTAGCAAGAATGGGAAATTCCACTATGAAACTggactattaaaataaacataaaaaactcataaaataaaaactattaaataaagaaaaacaaatataacatttttaaatgagaaCTTCTTATCtctttagtataaaaaaatcaaaatgtataaatataaaaaattgtacaaattataaaataattctgtaatttccaaatattataaaaaagataacataaaataatataaaaaaaagtaatattacaaaagaatgtttttaaattaaaactattgtTGTCAGAATTATGCAAGAGATTCAATGTAATACCTGATTACTTTCACACATATGGTGAATACGTTTTTTGTACATGTGCTGTCCCTTGGAATTTGTATGAGTACAAAGAAAGCTTTTAAAGCGGTTTGAAATTTCCGTTCGTGGTCCTAGCATCGTAATCCATTCCTTTACCGAATGTCCTTTGGTATCCTCTAAGTTTTCAATAGACTCAATCATCtaagatagaaataaaaattcgttatttgtaaatagtaaaatacttttatacagAATGATTGAAAGATTCTTACTTCTGCATCTTCTAACGTGCCAGTGGCAGCCTTTACAGTCATACGTCGTATGCGCGCCTGCACATCCTCTTTATCAGTTTCATCTAAAGATACAAAGGAAATATCTTCTGCATAAAGATAGTTGacaattttataaagtatatttttgaaattttatattagaatcaATTCAgttgtatataattgttttatttttagatatagataaatgataaaacaaaattaccATAAAGAAGATTGCGATCATCCCTTGAAACACCAGCTGCACAAtctctttttctcatttctACTCCTGCAGCTACACGTTCACCCTGAGACAAAAAACAAGATTCCAACTGAGAAGCTTCTATGCTGTCTCCTTCGCATTCCTCTCCCATTCTTATACTATTTGGATTGTGTGTATATCAATTCTGGAATGTAACTTTGTTAAATATACGAATTCACAGCTTATTATTTCCTTTACTTGCTATAGTCACATTCAGAACAGAATCTAGATTTCTAGTAAACACTTTCCATAAACTAtcaaatcaaaacaaaaaaaaaaacaaaattataaatatgttattggaccgatagtgtaacaacacaatgatagcaagaaagccttcttcgatcgcagctagatcttagtgcttatatttattggtgtgattttatatacttctccgaattcaactagaatgtgcgccgaattaatttccggtcgtaacacagcatgtcgaataagaattagtaatatcactatttatattacattgattaatttaatataataattgatgctgaattgcatctatatacccattcccccctgaaaaaactgtaagaaattaaaaaaaaacaaaaattaattctaagaaGTTTGATACTGGCTAAGCATTAacaagattctttttttttaagacttttttATGCTAACTTGCTTTGTTTATCCAGCATATCAAGCATATCCTCTGCCTTTTCGATTATAAAACGGGTTTgaactgaaaaatttttctctttgttcATCTTTATAAGGAAtttagtttttctttattactaGTCCAAGCAAACTTTGTAGCAATATCTCTTATTATGCGTCTGgggccgtattctgtaactttGAAAGatagctagggatatcgttacgtatcgttacgcagcttttctaccatgtatcagggctgtgttccgtttttactggcagtactgaaaatttatagttcacgtcacatatactatacattttcagtactggcagttaatatcggaacacaaccaATATGTGcacaacgacgctgtaacgataccgaattgtcgttaTAAAGTTAGAGAATAGGCCTACTGGAGTGATTTCGGTACTCTAGTCGGAATTCAGGTAATGCTAtgggcctagtttacaccgagcacttgatacgcgtactaaatcgtaactttctattaatttatcttactttcgacaatgcgttatacataatttaattatcttatcaGTATTTAATTATCAGTATTTAATTATCagtatttaattatcttgattcatattataccaacttaatatactattttttaaatttatttccgaaattaagataacttaatagaaaattactagttagtgcgcgtatcaagtactcggtgtaaactaggctatGGATCTTGTATATCTAgtgtgtacacccaaggactttgattctgtccatggggaaattttccaaactgagaagtcaccactttctacatactcgcagttcatgattaatgaaacgactagagcttattggtcgttacgttaattatgaactgtaagtatgtagaaagatagcgatttctcagtttggaaaatttccccatggacagaatcaaagtccttgggtgtacatggttatttatttaagtatggCAAAAACTTCCTTTACTTTCATATTTCAATTGTAGATTCTTAAATGATCAGGGAGTCGAttttggctgtgttccgtttttactggcagtactgaaaatttatagttcacgtcacatataggctatgttccgatattaactgccaatactgaaaatgtatagtatatgtgacgtgaactataaattttcagtactgccagtaaaaacggaacacagccatactatacattttcagtactggcagttaatatcggaacatagcctgtgtatcatgtaactagagtgaaaatgacaaaagtgaacaaatttactagagtatttattattttattggtcAATACCTAGTGAATtcgctcacttttgtaattttcactctagttacatgatacacaattgACCCCCTGATGtaccaccgacgagagactattaaagaccgtcaaccCTGGGTAAATTTTCGAGGCCATCACTGgggcccggcggtaattgaagagcgataacgttatcgactatatgattgttaatacaaatatttgagtaatacgttattaaaatcttgatttttttattatacaaatacttcataagcaaatatgcatacttatatttaataatgtcattgtatattgctttaaaattgtaattctttttgatcagttattatctctgtcgataatcaaacttgaatgttaacatcaaaactgcaatttttaataaaaatcgagaatttttgggttacaaatacataagcatatctataaaacttcaagaaaaaaaataaattataaaatttgtactgtattgtcagtttatcattaaaaattgaacaatcacacaaactcccgtaaagttagcggtctttaatagtctctcgtcggtagATGTACAAAgctattgtattatattatatttattgccaaTATTAGGAGGCTTACCTCTTTCATCCGGATCCTTTGGGTTACTGCCCCTTTTCTTTGTGTCCTCTTAATAACTAGTGGTGGACTTCCTCGTTTTTATCCTGCTATTTTTCTCTCGGTTACGTTATTTTGCTTCGATGGTAACGTTTCTTTCCACGTGCTCGTGTTCTTGGATATCGTATcaatttctcttctttcttccgtCAAATATAATTAGCTCTTTCGTTCGCAGTTGAACGTACGAAAGATGATGCAACAGCAGGAAAGGTTGTGCGTATTACCGGACTTCGTGTgctcttaaaaatataataatacgaaaagtcttgtagtcatgaaaaaaaaaatatatatatattaacaatagacgccataaaccagatatggatggggcgcgtgtatagcgatatagatatttttagtttatttctgaaaaatgtgtcttcgaactataactttaccatacatgtttgaatttgttattaaatatgctataagttttgatataaaataaatttaaaatttttcagaaatttagaaaagaatttcgagaaaaatgatattttaaaaaaatctaaacaaagtgtcataaaatacatagaaatatataaaacttttatttgaaacttttttttatattttttactatttcgacggtattacttcaaaaatgaaaaaatcaatttatttcaagagcgtgtttCATCCTCTTGACAATCATGTGGGCCcgttgtaatacatataaaaatacgtgtcccatatttttatctgtattacaacatattaaaggcttgtcaatttcttgcaaactcttacgctgtttcttatttctttcacacgtgttctcgcgatgaagaggaaatggaggaaactaaccgaatgaaccgaatcttcggtcaaaaattagtgtaacatagagtcctatataaagagagaagcgacattgaacccccaccacaaccttcagtatccaattgagtcctccaccgccattttgggaccgctctaacgtcatcaaacaccattcgtatcattctacaaacagctgtggtcacaatacggctgctcgcttagccaatcaagtatcaataagattaccaatcagagctttggacatcaatgtcgcttctctctttatacaGGACTCTAGTGTAACACTTCAtgtgcataactgttcccgatagaaagagaagcagatacttgaataagtgcatgaaacaaggacagatgactcggcataccaacaggctgacgctaaataattttgcttttcacagttggctgtctggtCAACTATAACCTACCGATAGACgaagagggcaaatttttagagacacgcgcgaactgcacacaccatgttatccttTCACCATGCTCCTGACCCGACTGTGTAATCGATGGAATGATACAATGTTCAGCTGAGACATAACTTATTATCGATGATACTGAGGATTCGCTGGTCGGCCGCGTACCAGAaagcgtgtttgtaatagagtgaaaaagcgcggttaggattgctgatgcaatcctCGAGTTCTTCACCGAGTTTTAACTCGAGTATACTTCTTGGCATTCTTATTTACGTTTTTGTGTtcctaaattgttttgttttggTCGTATCACTCCCGCCCAACTAATATACAGGGAGTGGGTACCATTaatcaagaagaagaagaagatcgATGATACTTTCAGATAGTGCTGgaaaaaatagttgaaatgaaaaatagtaatatttaaagGATATATcagcaaaatatatttgaaatattttgtgtaataaatataaaaatccaattatataaatgataccaaggtccgtggattggcgtaggaggggaaggaaggtcgttgcatccacttcaacgatgtggaacgaaaatggcggcggccatacttttactgcacactcgctcactcacacaactaatagctgtagtaccttactatctacgtacatacactaacactgactcgctgtctcgaaaatggcggctatgcaacgaccttccttcccctccaacgccaatccacggaccttgaatgatacttaacatttattgtatatacatttacttgaaatatttattttacattttgatttatcatgaataaatattctttattttccattttatttactattttttatttcttaatagtGCAAGATAGAAAATAgtaaaaccaaaataaaaacagtacatatttcatgaatatataaatgtaacttATTTTCCTTACTAAGTAGCTAGATTGTGACAAtgacaaatttatattgaacatatttatagaaattgaGCTATATCGATATACTCGTgagatgttttattttaataattttttgctctttagaaataaaaaatagtaaataatggaaaatatataaagaaaactTATTTAGTCATGATAACaggttataaaatatattattttaagtaaacatacattataaatgtgaaatagtatttgcttttttttatatctgctacaaaaaatacttatttcaaatagtattattttataaaaacattttttaaatatttttattgaatctatttcaatttttcttcagcactacctttaaaattttaatatggtCTCATAAGTCAAAGTGTTTTCAGACTTGTTTCTCATATCTTGTTATATGATATGTCTATAATATATtagcatttatataaatatcttctattttttatattcccACTTGTAAATATTGCTCTCAATTTTTAgagtacaatttaattttatgtcgcgctttatttataaaatactatttttatttatatttataaaataagacaaTATTTTACGACAACAAGGTGAACTTAAAACGAAGACGATTCAGTCATTTGCGAAACCGAATACTTTTAAACTACCGGCGTCACGTTTCCGGTCGTAAGAGTCTTTATCGTCACATGCGTAAGCCAACAGATACTGTTTCGGATGCCACGCGACGGTGAACGTTGCCGCCTCTACTGGAACGTCGGCGATCTTCTCGCCGGTCTGTACTTCGCCAATGTCTATGACCAAGTCCTCGGAAGCCGCCGCTAGAAGCTGCCCGTCGTACGAGAAGGAGATGGTCCTGACTGGCCACTCCAGTCGCGAGAACGTCCTCAAACAACACAATTCGTCAGCATCCCACAAGGAGACCAGCGCGTCCGCGGATCCAGTGGCGAAGTACTGACCGGTCGGGTCGAACTCGATGCAGATACATGTGCCAGGATGCGCTTTGATCACGTGCAATAGCTCTAGCTCCGGATAGCTGAGTATGTGCACGCAGCCCTGACCATTCGTCAGATAGAATGTATCCGAGTCCTTGTTCCACGAAATTTCATTCACTTCGAAGTTGAATTGCTCTTCCGCGCGTATCTTCATTACCCGGGCGTCGATGAACGTGACCAGATCCTCTTTATTCCCTACGGCGATCGTGTTACCATCCGGCGACCATGATATGTTGATGTTCTCTCCTCTAGTGCCAATGTTCGCCGTGCACTTTTGTGTTCTTGTATCCCAGATGCGAACTGTTTTATCTCCGCTCGCCGTGGACAGTAATTCTGGACAGAAAGCATGCCAGCACAACTGGTCGACGCTACCGCCATGTCCTCTAAAAGTCGTTTCCTGTTTCTAAatagaaaaaagtttatatgtcaaaaactataattaaatcTATGATTAGACTCATGTTAAAACGGTTTAGTGACATATGAAGAATAATAAAAGACATTCcaagtatttattaaagtaaattgttctttaaattataaattttcaacatttactAGATATTGAAAACGATCCCTAAACGTTTAGTACACAGAAAAaagattttcataaataaatttaaaatatgaaaaattctaagaaaaagtataatattactttagtgaaaatttttctcagaatttttcatactttaaatttatttatgaaatttgttttttctgCATACTGAATGTCTATGAAtcgtttgaaatattaaatattgaaaatttacaatttagtaCAGAGCATGGTGATTGTAATCTGATGGACCATACCAAAAAGAGAATGTTAACTAATTAAAGTTCTCTTTTTTGTATGATCCATTAGACTGCAGTCACTATTGCAGTTaactattgttaaatttaatcagcCAATGAACTAATTGAAAATAAGTCTGGTTGAGACCTAATAAGCTTGTATTTTCTATCTAATGCAATTAATAATGGCTAATCGCCAAggttgttataaatataattaaaacgatGAAAACGCAATTTCTATCACTATTAagggtttaaaaaatattaaaacaaagtattaaagaataatcctatctttataaaaaaaactgtgttACTGTACAGTATACACAGTTTTAGTGCATACTTTGTTCCAAATAAATGCATAACGTTAGGCCCTATGCACAatagaagaatattaaatattagaaccAACAATTAAAACTTAACTAAAACTTTCGAATCAGTTTCcctaataaacattaaatataatgtacagtggatataaataaaatgtgaaacaTAAATGTGTCACACAAGATaacataacataatatattatttatctacagTGTTCATTCAGGAAAATGATTctaaaattctatatataattcctattcctttatttaatatttctccaTTATACACAGGTTTTTATACTATGTGCATTCCACTTAATGTGCCCAATgctcaaaaaatcattttctccTTGTCATTTAtcattaaacaaagataaattaCACTGACAAGCCTTAAACATGCCCTTTGTGTATTTCTGTATATGTGTCAAGATATATTAAGCAATTGTGGAAGCACCGATTGTCACTTAACATTGATAAAAGAATAACTATTCCAAAAAAAGGGAATAAAGCAATacttttgcattaatttatcattgttattatcttttttaaaaaacacaatttacaaaaaaaattataaaaaaaaaacaataagctTTTAGAATGTTATTAATACTATTGAGACATTCTGTATGGTTGAATATCCACAAGATGCGTCAACGCGTTATGCGTAGcggaatagccaatcattcgtTCACTTTTATGAAAAAACGATAAATTGGCTACCTCGGGCTACCTCGCCgcacgcgcgtgcgcgcgcacacacacacacacgttctGTAAACATTCAGCCTGACTCCGGCTTGCTCCGGTATATTACACACTAGATACGgatacatattaatattcatatacAAAGTTCTTTGTAATTATCGAGTTCACAGATAAATGAACAATTAcagaaaaattgttaaaatttcttGTTAAGTTTCATTGACAAATTTCCCGGCAAACTTTCAATCCTAAGACAAAACGCATCGCGTTAGAGGTTATGTTTACTAACCAAACGATCCGGGCACAGCGAAAATATGCAAACGGATTTGTCGAAAGAACCTGAGGCCAGATATTTGCCGTCACAACTCCATCCTACGCTATGCACCTTTGCCGAATGGCTCTGCTGTTCTCGAATTTTGTTATgcgatttgaaataattaaccAGTTCTTCCACACGCGAAGTGGCAACCGCCATTATTGTTATTGCCAATGATTGCCAACCCCCAAACCCCAGGTCTCCCAAAAGTCTTAGAATCAACGTTCaaaggctgcgttccgaaattcaccgtCAGTTCCCACTGCTCATGAGTGTACCAATAAACGCGCAAGACATCCTAACCTCACCGAACCTACATGAATTGCACAAATACGGATGAGAAGCTAAGCTGTTTTCGAAAAATAGTTCGTCTTCCGTCGGCACTGTGAACTGCTGTGAACGAGACCGATCGCTACCAAGCGAACTCGAGATCGCCGGTGGACAGCGATGGGTGTGCCGAGCGGCAGAAATATCGAGGCAATGGACGTGGACGTGAATCCGGCAGGAGCGCcggacggcgacggcgacaacGCGGGTGAGCGTAGGGACACCGATATGCAAACCTTGTGCGACATCCGCGAGCATACGCGACAGATTGAGAAGGCGGTGCAAAACAAGGAGCCGCGCTTCGTGCTTCGTGCCCTGCGCGCCCTACCCAATACCCGTCGTCGTCTCAATCCGGTTGTGCTGCGCGGCCTCGTCACCGGGTTCTATACCAAATCCGTCGCTGAACGCGACGCCCTGCTCGCCTGGGTGGAGGAGCCGATGGATGTGGACGATTGTCAGGCGATCACCCAGAAATTTCGCAGTGCCTCATCGTCGCTGCTGCCCGAGATCGATGGTTACATTCACCTACTGGTATTGATCCGATTGATCGACACTGGCAAGTATAATGAAGCGGTTCAATGCTCGGAGCAGTTGGTTCAAAAGATTGCCGCGCAGAACCGCAGGACCATAGATCTCATCGCTGCCAAGTGCTACTTCTATCACTCGCGTGCATACGAGCTGACAGATCAGCTGGACAAGATTAGAGGTTTCTTACACCTCCGTCTGCGTACTGCGACTCTACGCAATGATTTCGAAGGCCAGGCTGTGCTGATCAATTGTCTGCTGCGCAATTATCTGCATTACAATCTCTATGACCAAGCAGACAAGCTAGTACTTAAGTCAACCTTCCCTGAGTCGGCTAGCAACAACGAGTGGGCGCGCTTTCTCTACTATCTCGGCAGGATAAAGGCCGCCAGACTTGAATACTCAGCTGCACACAAGTATCTGGTACAGGCGATGCGTAAGGCCCCTCAGACCACGGCGGTTGGATTCAGACAGACGGTGCAGAAGTTAGCGGTCGCCGTGGAGCTTCTGCTCGGTGACATCCCAGAGAGACAGATATTTCGGCAGGCTGCCCTGCGCAGGGCCCTTGCCCCATATTTTCAGCTGACACAAGCGGTACGTCTTGGTAACTTGCAGCGTTTTGGCGAGGTCCTGGAGAATTTTGGCCCGCAGTTTCGCGCAGATCACACGTTCACACTGATCCTGCGATTGCGGCACAACGTCATCAAGACGGCGATCCGCTCCATCGGACTCTCTTATTCGCGCATCTCGCCGACCGACATCGCTAGAAAGTTGGGACTTGACTCTAGCGTGGACGCGGAGTTCATCGTAGCAAAGGCGATTCGCGATGGGGTGATCGAGGCCACTTTGGACCCGGAGAACGGTTACATGCGCAGCAAGGAGACCACGGATATCTACTGCACCAAGGAACCGCTGCTGGCCTTCCATCAGAGAATCACTTTCTGCCTGGACCTGCACAATCAGAGTGTCAAGGCGATGCGTTATCCACCTAAGTCCTATGGAAAAGACTTGGAGTCCGCAGAGGAGCGCAGAGAGAGGGAACAACAGGATTTGGAACTGGCTAAAGAAATGGCTGAGGAGGACGACGATGGTTTTCCTTGAATCCATGACGTCTGCGGATTTTAAATGAAGTTAGAACACGTGACATTTTGTTGAGATTGATGtgcgtttttttaatattaaatgaatctGTAAACACATCTATACAATGAAGACTAATAGAACGATTAAGATGTTGCCGTGACGTTTACAAAATGCACCCTTGCATTTGTATGCGTTAATAatgacttaaaaaataaataatacaaattaagttataagtacatataatatgaaataaaaagttatattgcaGTCGATTTAATAAAgtaacattttgatattattatttatgttactgtaccaaaaatatcttatttcgactacttgtaataaattctgaatattgcgtaattaaaaacgaaaattaaaaatataaaagcgaTTGTacgtaaaaagttttattacgactaattgtaataaattcttAACATTGCGtgaatgaaaatgtaaaaacggaagtaaaaatataaacagttacacgtaaatagtattttttcgattaattgtaatttttacattgtataattaaaaatgtagaaatataaaagcgattatacttatgtataaatttgaCATATTTGTCGTAATCTCGTAGTATCTAGagtttttatatcttaatatgttagtaaaaaatatctaatttctgttaatgaacaaaaaattgcgtgaaaatcatataattgcttaaataaatttcaaagagtaagaaataattaaaattctattcaaaaatcgcTCGTACCGAGCGACCTAATTAACTTGAATTTTAATTGGCCGCTTAATAGGgaattttagagaaagaagacTCGTCATTCACCACTTTACGTGTTGCCAATCTACGTATCGTAATACTTTCACACCCGACAATGTCCGACATCGTCGGATGAGTTGATTTGTGCTATAAATAATCGTTTTTCGTTACATATGTGTGGTATTTAATGTCAAAG comes from the Solenopsis invicta isolate M01_SB chromosome 14, UNIL_Sinv_3.0, whole genome shotgun sequence genome and includes:
- the LOC105207742 gene encoding THO complex subunit 3, coding for MAVATSRVEELVNYFKSHNKIREQQSHSAKVHSVGWSCDGKYLASGSFDKSVCIFSLCPDRLKQETTFRGHGGSVDQLCWHAFCPELLSTASGDKTVRIWDTRTQKCTANIGTRGENINISWSPDGNTIAVGNKEDLVTFIDARVMKIRAEEQFNFEVNEISWNKDSDTFYLTNGQGCVHILSYPELELLHVIKAHPGTCICIEFDPTGQYFATGSADALVSLWDADELCCLRTFSRLEWPVRTISFSYDGQLLAAASEDLVIDIGEVQTGEKIADVPVEAATFTVAWHPKQYLLAYACDDKDSYDRKRDAGSLKVFGFAND
- the LOC105207743 gene encoding probable 26S proteasome non-ATPase regulatory subunit 3, giving the protein MGVPSGRNIEAMDVDVNPAGAPDGDGDNAGERRDTDMQTLCDIREHTRQIEKAVQNKEPRFVLRALRALPNTRRRLNPVVLRGLVTGFYTKSVAERDALLAWVEEPMDVDDCQAITQKFRSASSSLLPEIDGYIHLLVLIRLIDTGKYNEAVQCSEQLVQKIAAQNRRTIDLIAAKCYFYHSRAYELTDQLDKIRGFLHLRLRTATLRNDFEGQAVLINCLLRNYLHYNLYDQADKLVLKSTFPESASNNEWARFLYYLGRIKAARLEYSAAHKYLVQAMRKAPQTTAVGFRQTVQKLAVAVELLLGDIPERQIFRQAALRRALAPYFQLTQAVRLGNLQRFGEVLENFGPQFRADHTFTLILRLRHNVIKTAIRSIGLSYSRISPTDIARKLGLDSSVDAEFIVAKAIRDGVIEATLDPENGYMRSKETTDIYCTKEPLLAFHQRITFCLDLHNQSVKAMRYPPKSYGKDLESAEERREREQQDLELAKEMAEEDDDGFP